In a single window of the Mesorhizobium shangrilense genome:
- a CDS encoding pseudoazurin — MKSLAYAAAMVSLLAMVTGASAEEHVVHMLNKGQKGAMVFEPDLVKAAPGDTIKFVPTDKSHNAEVIKGMIPEGAEPFKGKINEEFSVTMQQEGVYGIKCTPHYGMGMVALVVVGNPANIEEAKAVKQPGKAKAVFAELFGQAVAAN, encoded by the coding sequence ATGAAATCCCTCGCTTACGCCGCCGCCATGGTGTCCCTCCTCGCCATGGTTACAGGGGCATCGGCGGAAGAGCACGTCGTGCACATGCTGAACAAGGGCCAGAAAGGCGCGATGGTCTTCGAGCCCGATCTCGTGAAGGCGGCGCCCGGCGACACGATCAAGTTCGTGCCGACCGACAAGTCGCACAACGCCGAGGTGATCAAAGGAATGATCCCCGAGGGTGCAGAGCCCTTCAAAGGCAAGATAAACGAGGAGTTCTCCGTCACCATGCAGCAGGAGGGCGTCTACGGCATTAAATGCACACCGCACTACGGCATGGGAATGGTCGCGCTGGTGGTCGTCGGTAACCCGGCCAACATCGAGGAAGCAAAAGCGGTCAAGCAGCCGGGCAAGGCCAAGGCGGTCTTCGCCGAGCTGTTTGGGCAGGCGGTCGCGGCCAACTAG
- a CDS encoding NnrS family protein, which translates to MAVPRLRSYEGPAFLSYGFRPFFLLGSAYAGLSILFWLPAYSGHVETFSLFAPVDWHVHEMLFGYLAAVVTGFLLTAIPNWTGRLPVLGLPLLGLMSLWIAGRFAVFFSDLLGWQLTAIIDCAFLAAVGAAAAREIISGRNWRNLKVLVPLAVLLAANICFHVEAHLYGMSDASRRLGIGAAILLIMIIGGRIIPSFTRNWLARENPGRLPAPFGRFDMVSLAVSAGALLAWTALPDSVGSAALLAVAGALQAARLARWAGDRTVADPLVLILHLAYAFIPVGMLLIALAIVLPSTVPAAAGIHALGGGAIGAMTLAVMVRATLGHTGRALQAGRAGMFVFAAVLLGGLVRIAAAFVPDPLLIQLAGVAWAAAFLGYAVAFAAALTQPRAI; encoded by the coding sequence ATGGCCGTTCCAAGACTGAGATCCTACGAGGGACCGGCGTTCCTGTCCTACGGGTTCCGCCCGTTCTTCCTGCTCGGTTCCGCCTATGCGGGCCTGTCGATCCTTTTCTGGCTGCCGGCCTATTCCGGCCATGTGGAAACGTTCAGCCTGTTCGCGCCAGTCGACTGGCATGTCCACGAGATGCTGTTCGGCTATCTGGCTGCGGTCGTGACCGGTTTCCTGCTGACCGCGATTCCGAACTGGACCGGGCGGCTGCCGGTCCTCGGGTTGCCGCTCCTCGGTCTGATGTCGCTCTGGATTGCCGGCCGCTTCGCCGTCTTCTTCTCCGACCTGCTCGGATGGCAACTCACCGCGATCATCGACTGCGCATTTCTGGCGGCGGTCGGCGCGGCGGCGGCTCGCGAGATCATATCCGGACGGAACTGGCGCAACTTGAAAGTGCTCGTCCCGCTGGCGGTGCTGCTCGCCGCAAACATCTGCTTCCATGTCGAAGCGCATCTGTACGGGATGTCGGACGCAAGCAGGCGACTGGGCATCGGCGCGGCGATCCTGCTGATCATGATCATCGGCGGGCGCATTATCCCGAGCTTTACCCGGAACTGGCTCGCACGCGAAAATCCTGGGCGGCTTCCCGCACCCTTCGGCCGCTTCGATATGGTTTCGCTGGCGGTCTCCGCAGGCGCGCTGCTGGCGTGGACCGCTCTGCCCGACAGCGTCGGCTCGGCCGCGCTGCTCGCGGTCGCCGGAGCCCTGCAGGCAGCACGGCTGGCGCGCTGGGCGGGGGATCGCACGGTTGCCGACCCGCTCGTCCTCATTCTTCATCTCGCCTACGCGTTCATCCCCGTCGGCATGCTGCTGATCGCGCTGGCGATCGTGCTGCCGTCCACGGTGCCGGCAGCGGCTGGCATCCATGCGCTCGGTGGCGGCGCCATCGGCGCGATGACGCTCGCCGTCATGGTAAGGGCAACGCTCGGGCACACCGGGCGCGCATTGCAGGCGGGGCGGGCGGGTATGTTCGTCTTCGCGGCGGTGCTCCTTGGCGGCCTGGTGCGGATCGCCGCAGCCTTCGTCCCTGACCCCTTGCTCATACAGCTCGCCGGCGTCGCGTGGGCCGCGGCCTTCCTCGGCTACGCCGTCGCCTTTGCTGCGGCGCTGACACAGCCGCGGGCCATCTGA
- the nirK gene encoding copper-containing nitrite reductase yields the protein MLTRREALIGAAMTAAAAAAIPSLPTMANAAEVAGLPRQKVALVAPPFVHEHEQVATGGPKVVEFTMTIEEKPVVIDDEGTTLRGMTFNGSIPGPMMVVHEGDYLELTLVNPETNEMPHNIDFHAATGALGGGALTHVNPGEQVTLRFKATRSGTFVYHCAPEGMIPWHVVSGMSGTVMVLPRDGLKNERGELVRYDRIYYVGENEFYIPRDEAGSYKSYESLGESYADTLVAMRGLIPTHVVFNGKVGALTGERAMKAKVGETVLIVHSQANRDTRPHLIGGHGDYVWEEGKFANPPAKDLETWFIRGGSAGAALYTFLQPGVYAYVNHNLIEAAELGATAHFTVEGEWNDDLMKQVEAPRPIVSN from the coding sequence ATGTTGACGAGACGCGAAGCCCTCATCGGAGCAGCCATGACGGCTGCCGCGGCGGCCGCGATACCATCACTGCCGACGATGGCGAATGCGGCTGAGGTTGCCGGATTGCCACGCCAGAAGGTGGCGCTTGTCGCTCCGCCCTTTGTCCACGAACACGAGCAGGTCGCGACCGGCGGCCCGAAGGTGGTCGAGTTCACCATGACCATCGAGGAGAAGCCTGTGGTCATCGACGACGAAGGGACCACCCTCAGGGGCATGACCTTCAACGGCTCGATCCCGGGCCCGATGATGGTCGTCCATGAAGGCGACTACCTGGAACTGACGCTGGTCAACCCCGAGACCAACGAAATGCCGCACAACATCGACTTCCATGCCGCCACCGGCGCGCTGGGCGGCGGCGCGCTGACCCACGTCAATCCCGGCGAGCAGGTGACGCTCCGCTTCAAGGCGACCCGCAGCGGCACCTTCGTCTACCACTGCGCGCCGGAAGGCATGATCCCCTGGCACGTGGTGTCGGGCATGAGCGGAACGGTCATGGTGCTCCCCCGCGACGGCCTGAAGAACGAAAGGGGCGAACTGGTCCGCTACGACCGCATCTACTATGTCGGCGAGAACGAGTTTTACATCCCGCGCGACGAGGCCGGGAGCTACAAGAGCTACGAGTCGCTCGGCGAGAGCTATGCGGATACGCTCGTCGCGATGAGGGGCCTCATTCCGACCCACGTCGTCTTCAACGGCAAGGTCGGCGCGCTCACCGGCGAGAGAGCCATGAAGGCCAAAGTGGGCGAAACGGTGCTGATCGTCCATTCACAGGCCAACCGCGATACGCGGCCGCACCTGATCGGCGGGCATGGGGACTATGTGTGGGAAGAAGGCAAGTTCGCCAACCCGCCCGCCAAGGACCTCGAGACCTGGTTCATCCGCGGCGGCTCGGCGGGGGCGGCGCTCTACACCTTCCTGCAGCCCGGCGTCTACGCCTACGTCAACCACAACCTGATCGAGGCAGCTGAGCTGGGCGCCACAGCGCACTTCACCGTGGAAGGCGAGTGGAACGACGACCTGATGAAGCAGGTCGAGGCGCCGCGGCCCATCGTATCGAACTGA
- a CDS encoding SUMF1/EgtB/PvdO family nonheme iron enzyme, producing MPLLTYKLIGSLAGAMAVSAAALGLEDLAPTAWHRANDTVPVRTTTLAPGSFMHPQQGEFLRQGRPAPAPLVEVVIDRPLEIMTYQVSLDDYARCVDDGACDPADARGAGDAPVTGVSFLDATAYAAWYSEQTGNAWRLPTDEEWAFAAGDRFRADMEPLEEDPENPARAWLSSYQREVDLARKPDPKARPRGAFGMNEKGVADVAGNVWEWTSTCYRRSTIAADGGAVKTSIDNCGVHVVEGFHRTYMSNFIRDGKSGGCAIGLPPDNLGFRLVRG from the coding sequence ATGCCATTGCTGACGTACAAACTCATCGGCAGCCTGGCCGGAGCGATGGCCGTTTCAGCCGCGGCGCTGGGGCTCGAGGATCTTGCTCCGACCGCTTGGCACCGCGCGAACGATACCGTGCCCGTCCGGACGACGACCCTTGCACCGGGCTCCTTCATGCATCCGCAGCAGGGCGAGTTTCTCCGCCAGGGTCGTCCAGCGCCGGCGCCGCTCGTCGAGGTCGTGATCGACAGGCCGCTGGAGATCATGACCTACCAGGTAAGCCTTGATGACTATGCGCGCTGCGTCGATGACGGCGCATGCGATCCGGCAGATGCGCGGGGCGCCGGCGACGCACCGGTAACCGGCGTCAGCTTTCTCGACGCGACCGCCTATGCCGCCTGGTATTCGGAGCAAACCGGCAATGCCTGGCGTCTGCCCACGGACGAGGAGTGGGCCTTCGCTGCCGGCGACCGTTTCCGTGCCGACATGGAGCCTCTGGAGGAGGATCCGGAGAATCCCGCCAGGGCGTGGCTTTCAAGCTACCAGCGGGAAGTCGACCTTGCGCGCAAGCCGGACCCGAAGGCGCGACCGCGCGGCGCCTTCGGGATGAACGAAAAAGGCGTCGCCGACGTGGCCGGCAATGTTTGGGAATGGACGTCGACCTGCTACCGGCGAAGCACGATCGCCGCAGACGGCGGGGCGGTGAAGACATCGATCGACAATTGCGGCGTGCACGTCGTCGAGGGCTTTCACCGCACCTACATGTCGAACTTCATCCGCGACGGGAAGAGCGGCGGATGCGCCATCGGCCTGCCGCCGGACAACCTCGGCTTCCGGCTTGTGCGCGGGTAG
- a CDS encoding cytochrome c3 family protein yields the protein MGRIKSLLAWVWRVLTTPAATLSLAFLTLGGFVGGVLFWGAFNTALEITNTETFCISCHEMENNVYQELTRTVHFSNRSGVRASCPDCHVPHEWTDKIARKMQASKEVWGKIFGTIDTRRKFLDKRLELAKHEWARLKANDSLECRNCHSSVAMDLSKQTERAAAIHTRYLLTGEATCIDCHKGIAHELPNMEGIEPGWQVPPEFRGEQLPQTSELRDLQQLVETYR from the coding sequence ATGGGGCGGATCAAGAGCCTTCTCGCCTGGGTGTGGCGCGTCCTCACCACGCCCGCGGCCACACTCAGCCTGGCCTTCCTCACGCTTGGCGGCTTCGTGGGCGGCGTGCTGTTCTGGGGCGCCTTCAACACGGCGCTGGAGATCACCAACACGGAGACCTTCTGCATCTCGTGCCATGAGATGGAGAACAACGTCTACCAGGAGCTTACCCGCACGGTACATTTCTCGAACCGCTCCGGCGTGCGCGCATCCTGCCCAGATTGTCATGTGCCGCATGAATGGACGGACAAGATAGCCCGCAAGATGCAGGCGTCGAAGGAGGTCTGGGGCAAGATCTTCGGCACCATCGACACGCGCAGGAAGTTCCTCGACAAGCGCCTTGAACTCGCCAAGCACGAATGGGCGCGCCTCAAGGCCAATGACAGCCTCGAATGCCGCAACTGCCACTCGTCGGTCGCCATGGACCTGTCGAAGCAGACCGAGCGCGCCGCGGCCATCCACACGCGCTATCTGCTGACCGGCGAAGCGACATGCATCGACTGCCACAAGGGCATTGCGCACGAGCTGCCGAACATGGAGGGCATCGAACCGGGTTGGCAGGTTCCGCCGGAGTTCCGTGGCGAGCAGCTGCCCCAGACCTCGGAGCTGCGCGACCTGCAGCAGTTGGTCGAAACCTACCGCTGA
- a CDS encoding nitrate reductase cytochrome c-type subunit yields MKRRVLAGTFAVVAVLGVSAALAEMGSAIMGDVPYTETPAAKPLPKWVVDDVRKMRAYPDQPPVIPHSIEGYQLSVNANRCLSCHKREFTESSGAPMISVTHYLTRDGQMLADVSPRRYFCTACHVPQANAKPPIDNTFRDMSEMGVGHAGDK; encoded by the coding sequence ATGAAGCGGCGCGTTCTCGCTGGAACGTTCGCTGTCGTCGCAGTCCTTGGAGTCTCGGCAGCGCTTGCCGAGATGGGGTCGGCCATTATGGGTGACGTGCCCTACACAGAGACGCCGGCTGCCAAACCCTTGCCGAAGTGGGTGGTGGACGACGTGCGCAAGATGCGCGCCTACCCGGACCAACCGCCGGTCATTCCGCATTCGATCGAGGGCTACCAGCTCTCGGTCAACGCCAACCGGTGCCTGTCGTGCCACAAGCGGGAGTTCACCGAAAGCTCGGGGGCGCCGATGATCAGCGTGACCCATTACTTGACGCGCGATGGTCAGATGCTGGCCGATGTCTCGCCTCGCCGCTACTTCTGCACGGCCTGCCATGTGCCCCAGGCAAACGCAAAGCCGCCGATCGACAACACCTTCAGGGACATGAGCGAGATGGGCGTCGGCCACGCAGGGGACAAATAG